In one Geoglobus acetivorans genomic region, the following are encoded:
- the ftsY gene encoding signal recognition particle-docking protein FtsY → MFKAIRDKLKSFRKTIDEEAEKELKEEPPASEGSETQEKEDVGVKEKISSLLLRREVIIDDSKLDKILPELEMILLESDVAFDVVDRISEELRERLRGRRKKIGESLSDVVLNELKEVLREILSQNAFDFDEWVKNRLKEKKPAVVLFVGVNGTGKTTTIAKVARRLMDNGYSVVLAAGDTFRAGAIEQLEEHANRLGVRIIKHKAGSDPAAVIYDAIKHAESKGIDVVLADTAGRMHTKKNLIDQLEKIKRVTKPDLIVFVDESIAGNDAIERAEMFNEAVGIDGSILTKLDADPKGGTAISIAYVTSRPILFIGTGQEYEDLVKFDADWLIERIFG, encoded by the coding sequence ATGTTCAAGGCCATAAGGGATAAGCTCAAGTCTTTCAGGAAAACGATTGACGAGGAAGCCGAAAAAGAGCTGAAAGAGGAACCTCCTGCATCTGAAGGCAGTGAGACTCAGGAAAAAGAAGATGTGGGAGTAAAGGAGAAAATTTCTTCACTCCTTCTCAGGAGAGAGGTAATAATTGACGATTCGAAGCTTGATAAAATTCTTCCTGAACTTGAAATGATTCTGCTTGAGAGTGATGTCGCATTTGATGTTGTTGACAGAATCTCTGAAGAGCTGAGAGAGAGGTTGAGAGGCAGGAGAAAGAAGATTGGGGAAAGCCTTTCTGATGTGGTTCTCAACGAGCTTAAAGAAGTTCTCAGAGAAATTTTGAGCCAGAATGCATTCGATTTTGATGAATGGGTCAAAAACAGGCTGAAGGAAAAGAAGCCTGCTGTAGTTCTGTTTGTTGGTGTTAACGGTACCGGAAAGACAACGACCATTGCCAAGGTTGCCAGAAGGCTGATGGATAACGGCTATTCTGTTGTTCTTGCTGCCGGTGATACTTTCAGGGCAGGGGCGATAGAACAGCTTGAGGAACATGCAAACAGACTGGGTGTCAGGATTATAAAACATAAAGCCGGCTCGGACCCTGCAGCAGTGATTTACGATGCGATAAAGCATGCTGAGAGCAAGGGAATTGATGTCGTGCTTGCAGATACAGCAGGCAGGATGCACACCAAGAAAAATCTTATAGATCAGCTCGAAAAGATAAAAAGGGTTACCAAGCCGGATTTGATCGTGTTTGTCGATGAGAGCATCGCTGGCAATGATGCGATTGAAAGGGCGGAGATGTTCAATGAGGCTGTCGGCATAGATGGGAGCATTCTAACGAAGCTGGATGCAGATCCAAAAGGCGGAACAGCCATATCCATAGCCTACGTTACTTCAAGGCCGATTCTCTTCATAGGCACCGGTCAGGAGTATGAGGATCTTGTGAAATTTGATGCTGACTGGCTGATAGAGAGAATTTTCGGATAA